A stretch of Sinorhizobium meliloti DNA encodes these proteins:
- the ade gene encoding adenine deaminase: MSEALERLIDQGVGREPADIVLKGGRFFDLVTGELVASDIAISGERIVGTCGDYEGREEIDVTGRIVVPGFIDTHLHIESSLVTPHEFDRCVLPLGITTVVCDPHEIANVLGTEGIQYFLDSAMETVMDIRVQLSSCVPATHLETSGADLPVGRLTPFRHHPKVIGLAEFMNFPGVVNKDPVCLAKLDAFQDGHIDGHAPLLRGKELNGYLAAGIRTDHECTSAEEALEKIRKGMHILVREGSVSKDLQALMPILTERLSPYLALCTDDRNPLDIAEQGHLDHMIRTAISAGVEPLAIYRAASISAARAFGLRDRGLVAPGWRADLVIVDSLENCKAELVLSAGRRVTDALFAGRKPVEPVGLDSVKAREVKAADFGLPYNEGETSVLGVLPGKIITEHRRYRLPAEGNRTGVDLDRDIIKVAVIERHGVNGNHANGFVQGFGLKKGAIASTVGHDSHNICVVGVNDDDMALAVNRLGEIKGGFVVVHDGKVTGEIALPVAGLMSLEPYERVRDTLHHLRQAAFALGATLEEPFLQLAFLPLPVIPHLKISDRGLVDVDRFMLIG, translated from the coding sequence ATGTCCGAAGCGCTGGAGCGTCTCATCGATCAGGGCGTCGGCCGTGAACCGGCAGACATCGTGCTCAAGGGCGGGCGGTTCTTCGATCTCGTCACCGGCGAGCTCGTCGCCTCCGACATCGCCATCTCGGGCGAGCGCATCGTCGGTACCTGCGGCGACTATGAGGGCCGCGAGGAGATCGACGTTACCGGCCGCATCGTCGTTCCCGGCTTCATCGACACGCACCTCCACATCGAATCGTCGCTCGTTACCCCGCACGAGTTCGACCGTTGCGTGCTGCCGCTCGGTATCACCACTGTTGTCTGCGATCCGCACGAGATCGCCAATGTGCTCGGCACCGAAGGCATCCAGTATTTCCTGGATTCGGCGATGGAGACGGTCATGGACATCCGCGTCCAGCTCTCCTCCTGCGTGCCGGCGACCCACCTGGAGACGTCCGGTGCCGACCTGCCGGTCGGGCGCCTCACGCCCTTCCGTCACCACCCGAAGGTAATCGGCCTTGCCGAATTCATGAACTTCCCGGGTGTGGTCAACAAGGATCCGGTTTGCCTCGCCAAGCTCGATGCTTTCCAGGACGGGCATATCGACGGCCATGCTCCTCTGCTCCGCGGCAAGGAACTGAACGGCTATCTCGCGGCGGGGATCCGCACCGATCACGAATGCACGAGCGCGGAGGAAGCGCTCGAAAAGATACGCAAGGGCATGCACATCCTCGTGCGCGAAGGCTCCGTGTCCAAGGACTTGCAGGCCCTCATGCCGATCCTCACCGAGCGGCTGTCGCCCTATCTGGCTCTCTGCACCGACGACCGCAATCCGCTCGATATCGCCGAGCAGGGCCATCTCGACCACATGATCCGCACGGCTATAAGCGCCGGCGTCGAGCCGCTCGCCATCTATCGCGCCGCTTCGATTTCCGCCGCGCGCGCCTTCGGCCTGCGCGATCGCGGCCTCGTAGCACCTGGCTGGCGCGCCGACCTCGTCATCGTAGACAGCCTGGAAAACTGCAAGGCCGAACTCGTCCTTTCCGCCGGGCGGCGCGTTACGGATGCACTCTTCGCCGGGCGCAAGCCGGTCGAACCGGTGGGGCTCGACAGCGTCAAGGCACGCGAAGTCAAGGCCGCGGACTTCGGCCTCCCCTACAACGAAGGCGAGACTTCGGTGCTCGGCGTCCTGCCCGGCAAGATCATCACCGAACACCGCCGGTATCGCCTGCCCGCCGAAGGCAACCGGACCGGCGTCGATCTAGACCGGGACATCATCAAGGTTGCCGTGATCGAGCGCCACGGCGTCAACGGCAATCATGCCAATGGCTTCGTCCAGGGCTTCGGCCTGAAGAAGGGTGCGATCGCGTCCACCGTCGGGCATGACAGCCATAATATCTGCGTCGTCGGCGTCAATGACGACGACATGGCACTTGCCGTCAATCGTCTCGGCGAGATCAAAGGCGGCTTCGTCGTCGTCCATGACGGCAAGGTCACCGGCGAGATCGCCCTGCCCGTCGCCGGCCTGATGAGCCTCGAACCTTACGAGCGCGTGCGAGACACCCTGCACCATCTGCGCCAGGCCGCCTTCGCCCTGGGCGCCACGCTGGAAGAGCCCTTCCTGCAACTCGCCTTTCTGCCGCTGCCGGTGATCCCGCATTTGAAGATCTCGGACCGCGGGCTGGTGGATGTAGACAGGTTCATGCTGATCGGGTGA